A genome region from Pseudomonas helmanticensis includes the following:
- a CDS encoding LysR family transcriptional regulator, whose product MLNKRHLPSITALQCFEAVTRHLSFTRAAEELNLTQSAVSKQVAQLEELLQHLLFLRVRRRLQMTPAGDLYLVEVRKILTQVEMSTHYLRSYGGETEVLRVSTPSTFGARWLVPRLKGWRLRHPSIHLDLCNEQEADDLLQGRSDLAFYFGQGSRPGTECLKLFGEELVPVCAPGSLPDTPFTDPTQLTDLVLLQNASRPQAWHDWFDSQGYQTEHSYHGPRFETFYMCIRAAQVGCGVALLPRFLVEEELADGKLVIPWQHAMPSPDAYYLAYPEHAAEVPKVRDFVKWMLEQIDNP is encoded by the coding sequence ATGCTGAACAAACGCCACTTGCCCTCGATCACCGCCCTGCAGTGCTTCGAAGCCGTGACCCGGCACCTGAGCTTCACCCGCGCGGCCGAAGAACTGAACCTGACCCAGAGCGCGGTCAGCAAGCAGGTCGCGCAACTGGAGGAATTGTTACAGCACTTGTTGTTCCTCCGCGTGCGCCGGCGTTTGCAGATGACTCCGGCCGGGGATCTGTACCTGGTTGAAGTACGAAAAATCCTCACGCAGGTGGAGATGTCGACCCATTACCTGCGTTCCTACGGCGGCGAAACCGAAGTCCTGCGCGTATCGACGCCATCGACCTTCGGCGCGCGCTGGCTGGTGCCGCGCTTGAAAGGCTGGCGTTTGCGTCACCCGTCGATTCATCTGGATTTGTGCAACGAACAGGAAGCCGATGACTTGCTGCAAGGGCGCAGCGATCTGGCGTTTTATTTCGGTCAGGGTTCGCGGCCCGGCACGGAATGCCTGAAATTGTTCGGCGAAGAGCTGGTGCCAGTCTGCGCGCCGGGCAGCCTGCCAGACACACCGTTTACTGACCCGACGCAGCTCACCGATCTGGTCCTGCTGCAAAATGCCTCGCGCCCACAGGCGTGGCACGACTGGTTCGACAGTCAGGGTTACCAAACCGAACACAGCTATCACGGCCCACGCTTTGAAACCTTCTATATGTGCATCCGCGCCGCGCAGGTCGGCTGCGGCGTGGCGTTGTTGCCACGGTTTCTGGTGGAAGAGGAATTGGCCGACGGCAAATTGGTCATTCCCTGGCAGCATGCAATGCCCAGTCCCGACGCCTATTACCTCGCCTACCCGGAGCACGCGGCGGAAGTGCCGAAGGTGCGCGACTTCGTCAAATGGATGCTCGAACAGATCGACAATCCCTGA